The segment TCGATACGGGCCTACTCAGGGCCAACGGAGAGTCCGTTTCCCAGAGTAGCGACCGTTGCGGTCGCGTAGCGAGGGGTGTGTTGTGCATCGCTCAAACTGATTTAACTATTTACCCTCGCCCATTCCGATGGGAGAGGAAGGGTGAGGGTCCGAATCCCATGACCACTCAATGTCGCTGTTTCATCGTCATCGTTATTCTTTCCTTGTCAGCGCAACGCAGTTCCGCCGCCGACAAACTCCGCATCGGTTACTCCGGCGCGACGATCACCAATTCGATGTTGTGGGTGACGCAGGAAGGGCGGCTGTTCGAGAAGAACGGCATCGACCCCGAAGTTCTTTATCTCCAAACCACGCTCGGCCAGACGGCGATGATCGCCGGCGAAATTCAAATGTGCGTTTACTCGGCGAGTCTGCTGACGCCGGCGCGTTTGCAAGGCGCCGATGTCGTCATGCTGCTGAGTTTTCTCCACAAGCCGATCTATCGTCTGGTGGTGCGGCCGGAGATTCGCAGCGTCGCCGATCTACGCGGTAAGCGTATCGGTATCACGCGCTTCGGCACGGTGAGCGATTGGACCACGCGCTTGTTATTATCGCGTCTCGGTCTCGACGCGGAAAAGGATGTGACTCTGATCCAAAGCGGCGACGTGCCGGTGCTGGTCAATGGATTGTCGGCGGGCCGGACTATCGACGCCGCGATCATGCAGCCGCCCTATGATAAAAAGCTCGTAGCCCAGGGGCTGCGCGTGCTGCTCAACATGCAGGATATGGATATCGTCCTGCAACAGACCGGCCTTAACACCACGCAGAAGTTCATCGCCAGAAATCCCGACATCGTCCGGCGCGCCGTGAAGTCACTCATCGACGGCATTCATTTCATGCGCAACAACCCCGCCGTCGCCAAACGCGCCATCGGCAAACACATGCAGATCAAAGACGAGCGCGAGCTGGAAGATTCCTATCAACTGCTGCGCAGCTTCATCCAACCCAAACCCTATCCGAATCTCGAAGGCTTCAAACCAATCTTCGAGGAAGCCGGCAAACGCCTGCCGGCGGCAAAGACCGCCAACGCCAAAGATTTTGTCGACACGCGCTTCATCGAGGAGTTGGACAAGTCGGGTTATATCGACGGGCTGTATAAATAGTCTTCCGCCGAGCAGCTCCAGCCTAGTTTCGCGAACTATTCTATGGCCCTTATTATTCAGCAGAAATAATGTCGGTTGGCTGTGTATGATTTGCGGCGCAATAAGTTGCACTTCGATGATCCTGGTTTTTCTCGATGTCTATTTATTC is part of the Deltaproteobacteria bacterium genome and harbors:
- a CDS encoding ABC transporter substrate-binding protein, producing the protein MTTQCRCFIVIVILSLSAQRSSAADKLRIGYSGATITNSMLWVTQEGRLFEKNGIDPEVLYLQTTLGQTAMIAGEIQMCVYSASLLTPARLQGADVVMLLSFLHKPIYRLVVRPEIRSVADLRGKRIGITRFGTVSDWTTRLLLSRLGLDAEKDVTLIQSGDVPVLVNGLSAGRTIDAAIMQPPYDKKLVAQGLRVLLNMQDMDIVLQQTGLNTTQKFIARNPDIVRRAVKSLIDGIHFMRNNPAVAKRAIGKHMQIKDERELEDSYQLLRSFIQPKPYPNLEGFKPIFEEAGKRLPAAKTANAKDFVDTRFIEELDKSGYIDGLYK